A genome region from Rhinopithecus roxellana isolate Shanxi Qingling chromosome 10, ASM756505v1, whole genome shotgun sequence includes the following:
- the TMEM52B gene encoding transmembrane protein 52B produces the protein MDAQCKILKKQEFSPMGVQVHVATASALVHFILLSGTRCEENCGNPEHCLTTDWVHLWYIWLLVVIGVLLLLCGLSSLCFRCCCLSRQQNGEDGGPPPYEVTVIAFDHDSTLQSTITSMQSVFGPAARRILAVAHSHSSLGQLPSSLDTLPGYEEALHMSRFTVARCGQKAPDLPPVPEEKQLPPIEKEST, from the exons ATGGATGCCCAGTGCAAGATTCTGAAGAAACAGGAATTCAGCCCGATGGGAGTCCAAGTTCATGTCGCGACGGCCTCTGCCCTGGTGCATTTCATCCTG CTTTCTGGGACGAGATGTGAGGAAAACTGTGGTAATCCTGAACA TTGCCTGACCACAGACTGGGTACATCTCTGGTATATATG GTTGCTGGTGGTAATTGGCGTGCTGCTTCTGCTATGTGGCCTGTCTTCCCTGTGCTTCCGCTGCTGCTGTCTGAGCCGCCAGCAAAATGGGGAAGATGGGGGCCCACCGCCCTATGAAGTGACTGTCATTGCTTTCGATCACGACAGCACTCTCCAGAGCACTATCACAT CTATGCAGTCAGTGTTTGGCCCTGCAGCTCGGAGGATCCTGGCTGTGGCGCACTCCCACAGCTCCCTGGGCCAACTGCCCTCCTCTTTGGACACCCTCCCAGGGTATGAAGAAGCTCTTCATATGAGTCGCTTCACAGTAGCCAGGTGTGGCCAGAAAGCACCTGATCTACCCCCAGTGCCTGAAGAAAAGCAGCTGCCTCCAATAGAGAAGGAGTCAACTTGA